One genomic segment of Streptomyces liangshanensis includes these proteins:
- a CDS encoding metallopeptidase family protein, with translation MDSPVPPRPTEPRPRRRDRHGRGMRGPVAPPQVPLSASRSETFRDLVRDSVDRLERRWPQLAEVEFLVLDVPGTQDESVPLGSSVSAGKDHPARIMVYRRPVEIRTKNRDERALLVHEVVVEQVAELLGLAPESVDPRYGQE, from the coding sequence ATGGACAGTCCTGTACCGCCCCGCCCGACCGAGCCCCGGCCGCGCCGCCGCGACCGCCACGGCCGAGGCATGCGTGGCCCCGTCGCCCCGCCGCAGGTGCCCCTCTCCGCCAGCCGCTCGGAGACGTTCCGTGATCTCGTACGGGACTCCGTGGACCGGCTGGAGCGGCGCTGGCCCCAGTTGGCCGAGGTCGAGTTCCTGGTCCTGGACGTGCCCGGCACGCAGGACGAGTCCGTACCGCTGGGGAGTTCGGTCTCCGCCGGCAAGGATCACCCGGCGCGCATCATGGTCTACCGGCGCCCGGTGGAGATCCGCACCAAGAACCGCGACGAGCGGGCGCTGCTGGTCCACGAGGTGGTGGTCGAGCAGGTCGCCGAACTGCTGGGCCTGGCACCGGAGTCGGTGGATCCGCGGTACG
- a CDS encoding DUF3499 domain-containing protein gives MESRRGPLKSAVPSNVVSPVRRCSRTACGRSAVATLTYVYADSTAVLGPLATYAEPHCYDLCAEHSERLTAPRGWEVVRLTDGSAPPRPSGDDLEALANAVREAARPQERAAGGGGKGNGGGSGGGKGARGADPVEVGRRGHLRVLRSPES, from the coding sequence GTGGAGAGTCGTCGCGGCCCGCTCAAGAGTGCGGTACCGTCCAACGTCGTGAGCCCTGTACGTCGCTGTTCGCGCACCGCGTGCGGCCGTTCCGCTGTCGCGACACTGACGTACGTCTATGCCGATTCGACCGCGGTCCTCGGCCCGCTCGCCACCTATGCCGAGCCCCACTGCTACGACCTGTGCGCGGAACACAGCGAGCGGCTGACCGCTCCGCGCGGCTGGGAGGTCGTCCGCCTGACGGACGGCTCGGCCCCGCCACGCCCGAGCGGTGACGACCTGGAGGCCCTCGCCAACGCCGTACGGGAAGCCGCCAGGCCCCAGGAGCGCGCCGCCGGTGGCGGCGGCAAGGGGAACGGCGGCGGGAGCGGTGGCGGCAAGGGGGCGCGGGGGGCGGATCCGGTCGAGGTCGGGCGGCGCGGGCATCTGCGGGTGCTGCGTTCCCCGGAGTCCTGA